One window of the Asticcacaulis sp. SL142 genome contains the following:
- a CDS encoding glucan 1,4-alpha-glucosidase yields MTSKLTKTVVLLMCSAATGVLAMTASAQDTASNAAHTPNQVVQKEATDGPGEVSPWAYSAKQGIGASYEAYKAFHFSDDAATGKVSKVWFSMADGIVTETMSGLIHEAQIRELQIAIAGKGYVALETSDTTSKIEYIHTDADGRPLSPAYRLTNTDKQGRFVIVKDIFTDPDHQTLMMRVTVTALKGPVTPYIVLDPSVANTSGDDQGQASTTALQAFEGKAALSLKASVPFKKATVGFTGKDGLTDLLAGKKLGKLSSDTGGVKGNIRLIGELSPVTSSATFDVALGFGATTAAADAEAAATLKTGYAKVLANYNGEGSAIGWEDYLASLSELKTLIPVSEDNGKLLYASALALKVQEDRTYSGALIASLSNPWGETATPKVSATGYKAVWPRDFYQVAMAMAALGDKETPVAAFRYLPKVQVGAHTPGNKGGGGWYLQKAHVDGTPEWVGVQLDQTAMPIMLGWKLESLGLISKAELVGSYKASLKKAADFLSFGGTPNLGWNNQKITPPYSQQERWEEQEGHSPSTTAAVIAGLLVASDIATHAGDAPSAATYKSKALDYSAKLDQRLYTTKGEVTGSPKSYYLRISRSDDANTPCVQDERNGRVGLNSDKVIDAGFLELVRYGVRPASDAKIAQSLTVIDDETIAENLRVKYTFEGKYPGFRRYGNDGYGEDQVTGGNYAVFGQSSPNQRGRVWPIFTGERGHYELALAAAKGVTDADIARIRTTYVAAMEYFANDGLMLPEQVWDGVGAPSPHGYAVGEGTNSATPLAWTHAEYVKLLRSVRDRKVWDHYPVVADQLTK; encoded by the coding sequence ATGACGTCCAAACTAACCAAAACCGTTGTCCTTTTGATGTGCAGTGCCGCCACCGGCGTATTGGCCATGACCGCCTCAGCGCAGGACACCGCGTCTAACGCCGCCCATACCCCGAACCAGGTCGTACAAAAGGAAGCCACAGACGGCCCCGGCGAGGTTTCGCCCTGGGCCTATTCGGCCAAGCAGGGGATCGGGGCATCTTACGAAGCCTATAAAGCCTTTCACTTCTCCGACGATGCCGCCACCGGCAAGGTCTCAAAGGTGTGGTTCTCAATGGCCGACGGGATCGTCACCGAAACCATGTCCGGTCTGATCCATGAGGCCCAGATCCGCGAATTGCAAATCGCGATTGCGGGTAAAGGGTATGTCGCACTGGAGACCTCTGACACGACCTCAAAGATCGAATATATCCATACCGATGCTGACGGCCGGCCGCTGTCGCCCGCCTACCGCCTGACCAATACCGATAAGCAGGGCCGGTTTGTGATCGTGAAAGACATCTTCACCGACCCGGACCATCAGACCCTGATGATGCGAGTGACGGTGACCGCGCTAAAGGGGCCGGTCACGCCCTATATCGTGCTTGACCCTTCGGTCGCCAACACCTCCGGCGATGATCAGGGCCAGGCCAGCACGACTGCCTTGCAGGCCTTTGAAGGCAAAGCCGCTTTGTCGCTCAAAGCCAGTGTCCCGTTCAAAAAAGCCACGGTCGGCTTTACCGGTAAAGATGGCCTGACCGACTTACTGGCGGGCAAAAAACTCGGCAAGCTGTCGTCAGACACCGGGGGCGTCAAAGGCAATATCCGCCTGATCGGTGAGTTGTCGCCGGTCACCTCCAGCGCGACCTTTGATGTGGCGCTGGGCTTTGGCGCGACCACCGCCGCCGCCGATGCGGAAGCCGCCGCAACCTTAAAGACCGGCTATGCTAAGGTTTTGGCCAATTATAATGGCGAAGGCTCGGCCATCGGATGGGAGGACTATCTGGCCTCTTTGAGCGAACTGAAGACCCTTATTCCCGTGTCTGAGGATAACGGCAAACTGCTCTATGCGTCGGCGCTGGCGCTTAAGGTTCAGGAAGACCGCACCTATTCCGGCGCCCTGATTGCGTCCCTGTCCAATCCGTGGGGGGAAACCGCCACGCCGAAAGTCAGCGCTACCGGCTATAAGGCGGTCTGGCCGCGCGACTTCTATCAGGTGGCGATGGCGATGGCCGCTCTGGGCGACAAGGAAACGCCGGTCGCCGCGTTCCGCTATCTACCCAAGGTTCAGGTCGGCGCGCACACACCGGGCAATAAAGGCGGCGGCGGCTGGTATCTGCAAAAAGCCCATGTTGACGGCACGCCCGAATGGGTCGGCGTTCAGCTTGATCAGACGGCCATGCCGATCATGCTCGGCTGGAAGCTGGAAAGCCTTGGCCTAATCTCGAAAGCCGAATTGGTCGGGTCCTATAAGGCGTCGCTGAAAAAGGCGGCCGATTTCTTAAGCTTTGGCGGCACGCCTAACCTCGGCTGGAACAACCAGAAAATCACTCCACCCTATAGCCAGCAGGAGCGTTGGGAGGAGCAGGAAGGCCATTCGCCGTCCACCACCGCCGCCGTGATCGCAGGCCTGCTGGTGGCGTCCGATATCGCCACACACGCGGGAGACGCGCCCTCAGCCGCAACCTACAAATCCAAAGCGCTCGACTATTCGGCCAAACTGGATCAGCGCCTCTATACCACCAAGGGCGAGGTTACCGGCAGCCCTAAGTCCTATTATCTGCGTATCAGCCGCTCAGACGATGCCAACACTCCCTGCGTGCAGGATGAGCGCAATGGACGGGTCGGCCTAAACAGCGATAAGGTCATTGATGCTGGGTTTCTGGAGTTAGTGCGCTACGGCGTGCGCCCGGCCAGTGATGCAAAGATCGCCCAGTCCCTGACCGTCATTGATGATGAAACCATCGCGGAAAACCTGCGGGTCAAATATACGTTCGAGGGCAAATATCCGGGTTTTCGTCGCTACGGCAATGACGGTTATGGCGAAGATCAGGTCACCGGCGGCAATTACGCCGTCTTTGGCCAAAGCTCCCCCAACCAGCGCGGGCGGGTGTGGCCGATCTTTACCGGTGAGCGCGGGCATTACGAACTGGCGCTGGCTGCCGCTAAGGGGGTCACGGATGCCGATATCGCCCGCATCCGCACAACCTATGTGGCCGCGATGGAATATTTCGCCAATGACGGCCTGATGCTGCCGGAACAGGTCTGGGACGGGGTGGGCGCGCCCTCACCCCACGGCTATGCCGTCGGCGAAGGCACCAACAGCGCCACCCCTCTGGCCTGGACCCACGCCGAATATGTCAAGCTGCTGCGCTCAGTTCGTGATCGAAAAGTGTGGGATCATTACCCGGTCGTGGCCGATCAGTTGACTAAATAG
- a CDS encoding alpha/beta hydrolase, whose translation MRLLWSKLAVVMALSGPALAGELIPVDDSYTISQRYERYKNEFAGITWPVSTFQTGQQVLFDRRYKSVGARELHIDVFLPAPEVKTGKGIVLVHGGGWRSGGKSHFYGLANRLAQKGYAVFLPEFRLSPEAPYPAGLMDVNDALVWVKSQADTFGIDRDKLAIGGASSGGQMAALLAYTADKPLFKTTPGDDTRVSALIDIDGVLDFTTPLALQFENAAGKSSAAGLWLGGAMEDVPDRWREASAAQHAGPQSPPTLVISSGIPRFTAGREIVEAKLKAQAVKYRYTAFENAPHDIWLFDPWFGQIVDQIDSFLTEQ comes from the coding sequence ATGCGTTTGTTATGGTCGAAATTGGCTGTAGTTATGGCCCTATCCGGCCCCGCGCTGGCGGGAGAGCTTATCCCCGTTGACGACAGCTATACGATTTCCCAGCGTTATGAACGCTATAAGAATGAGTTTGCGGGCATCACCTGGCCCGTCTCCACGTTCCAGACCGGCCAGCAGGTTCTGTTTGACCGCCGCTATAAATCGGTGGGTGCGCGTGAACTGCATATCGATGTGTTCCTGCCTGCGCCCGAAGTCAAAACCGGCAAAGGCATTGTTCTGGTGCATGGCGGTGGCTGGCGTTCCGGCGGCAAATCCCACTTTTACGGCCTGGCCAACCGGTTGGCGCAAAAAGGTTACGCCGTTTTTCTGCCGGAGTTTCGCCTGTCGCCCGAAGCGCCCTATCCGGCGGGTCTGATGGATGTCAACGACGCCCTTGTGTGGGTAAAATCTCAGGCCGACACCTTTGGCATTGACCGCGATAAGCTGGCGATCGGCGGGGCATCATCGGGGGGCCAGATGGCGGCATTGCTGGCCTACACCGCCGATAAGCCCTTGTTTAAAACCACGCCCGGCGACGACACGCGGGTGAGCGCCCTGATTGATATCGACGGCGTGCTGGATTTCACCACACCTTTGGCCTTGCAGTTTGAAAACGCTGCCGGAAAGAGTTCCGCCGCCGGCTTGTGGCTGGGCGGTGCGATGGAAGATGTCCCCGACCGCTGGCGTGAGGCCAGTGCCGCCCAACATGCCGGGCCGCAGTCACCACCCACTCTGGTCATCAGCAGCGGCATCCCGCGTTTCACCGCCGGTCGTGAGATCGTTGAGGCCAAACTCAAAGCGCAAGCCGTGAAGTACCGCTACACGGCGTTTGAAAATGCCCCGCACGATATCTGGCTGTTCGACCCATGGTTCGGTCAGATCGTCGACCAGATCGATAGTTTTCTGACG
- a CDS encoding FecR family protein produces MAPTPVETSEQIEHAASLWAVKEYPLSPDDEAVLQDWLAGDPRRRGALLRAQAGWHALSRARALGPSAEWQGASRLPTHNLSRRRAFAVAGGLGLVAASVLGVIGLRTHETMTHTGEIRRLPMSDGSIAAMNTESRLRIDMAEAERRIELVKGEAWFKVAKNKERPFIVAAGTARVRAVGTAFSVKKLEDGVEVLVTEGTVMAWSTQDGGDERAIRLNAGDRTIISDHKPAHIRHAPDDIDDDLAWREGQIALNGKSLSEVAGEFNRYNQIKIVIQDDDLAKERLIGRLSANDPEAFSNAIQQAYGANISRSEKIILIGTKK; encoded by the coding sequence GTGGCACCGACGCCGGTCGAAACTAGCGAGCAGATTGAGCACGCGGCCAGTCTATGGGCGGTGAAGGAGTATCCTTTGTCCCCTGATGATGAGGCGGTCTTGCAAGACTGGCTGGCGGGCGATCCACGCCGTCGGGGCGCGCTGTTGCGGGCGCAGGCGGGCTGGCACGCCCTGTCACGGGCGCGGGCGCTTGGGCCGTCGGCGGAGTGGCAGGGGGCCTCACGGTTGCCGACGCATAACCTGTCACGGCGTCGGGCTTTTGCCGTCGCGGGTGGGCTGGGGCTGGTGGCCGCCAGTGTGCTGGGCGTCATCGGTCTCAGGACGCATGAGACCATGACCCACACCGGCGAAATCCGTCGCTTGCCCATGAGTGACGGCTCGATCGCCGCTATGAACACCGAAAGCCGGTTGCGCATCGACATGGCCGAGGCTGAGCGCCGGATCGAACTGGTCAAGGGCGAAGCCTGGTTCAAGGTCGCCAAAAACAAAGAGCGCCCCTTCATCGTCGCGGCTGGCACGGCGCGCGTCAGAGCGGTTGGCACAGCCTTTTCGGTCAAGAAGCTTGAGGACGGCGTCGAGGTTCTGGTGACCGAAGGCACGGTGATGGCCTGGTCCACCCAGGATGGCGGCGATGAGCGGGCGATACGGCTGAATGCCGGGGACCGCACGATTATCAGCGATCATAAGCCTGCGCACATCCGCCACGCCCCCGACGATATCGATGACGATCTGGCGTGGCGCGAAGGCCAGATTGCCCTGAATGGCAAGAGCCTGTCGGAGGTGGCGGGCGAGTTTAATCGTTACAACCAGATCAAGATTGTCATTCAGGATGATGATCTGGCCAAAGAGCGCCTGATTGGCCGCTTAAGCGCCAATGATCCGGAGGCGTTTTCCAATGCGATCCAGCAAGCCTATGGTGCCAACATAAGCCGAAGCGAAAAAATAATCCTTATAGGCACAAAAAAATGA
- a CDS encoding LacI family DNA-binding transcriptional regulator, giving the protein MTGKRPTSFDIAALAGVSQATVSRALSQGGVVSEAVRQRVVDAAAQLNYTVDVNARKLRSKKINTIAVLISEDMEKSDSPINPFFMPMIGSILKYAGSKGYDVLVSLQKQSDNWGSDYGHARRADGIIFLGYNDYDTYTKKVAVLGEMGEPWVLWGPVIPEHPNLVIGSDNEGGAYRAVRHLIGLGRRRIAFLGEPSASHLEYKERFEGYVRALTEAGITPDPELMIDCFISREDGVAAIERLMSDGVVFDAVFAVADLLAVGAIQQLLRAGLSVPKDVSVMGFDDLWVCTCTSPMLSTVRQDTTEAAHVLVDALDVLISGHPVELKRIPTQLIIRESCGG; this is encoded by the coding sequence ATGACCGGAAAACGGCCGACGTCTTTTGATATTGCGGCCCTTGCAGGGGTGTCTCAGGCAACGGTGTCGCGTGCGCTCAGTCAGGGCGGGGTGGTCAGTGAGGCGGTGCGCCAGCGCGTGGTCGATGCCGCCGCGCAATTGAACTACACCGTCGATGTCAATGCCCGCAAGCTGCGCTCCAAAAAGATCAACACGATCGCGGTGCTCATTTCCGAGGACATGGAAAAATCCGACAGCCCGATCAATCCGTTCTTCATGCCTATGATCGGATCGATCCTGAAATATGCCGGATCAAAAGGCTATGACGTGCTGGTTTCGCTGCAAAAGCAGAGCGACAACTGGGGCTCGGATTATGGCCATGCGCGGCGGGCCGATGGCATTATTTTCTTAGGCTATAACGATTACGACACCTATACCAAAAAAGTCGCGGTGCTGGGCGAGATGGGGGAGCCGTGGGTGCTGTGGGGGCCGGTGATCCCTGAACATCCCAATCTGGTCATCGGCTCCGACAACGAAGGCGGGGCCTATAGAGCGGTCAGGCACCTGATCGGTCTGGGGCGACGGCGGATTGCCTTTCTGGGGGAGCCGTCGGCCAGTCATCTGGAATATAAGGAACGCTTCGAAGGCTATGTCCGTGCCCTGACTGAGGCCGGGATAACGCCTGACCCGGAGCTTATGATCGACTGCTTTATTTCGCGTGAGGACGGCGTGGCGGCGATTGAGCGCCTGATGTCGGACGGCGTCGTGTTCGATGCGGTGTTTGCTGTGGCCGATCTTCTGGCGGTCGGGGCGATCCAGCAATTGCTGCGGGCCGGATTATCGGTACCAAAGGACGTGTCGGTGATGGGCTTTGACGACCTGTGGGTATGCACCTGCACCAGCCCGATGCTGTCGACGGTGCGTCAGGATACGACCGAGGCCGCCCATGTGCTGGTCGATGCGCTCGATGTGCTGATCAGCGGTCATCCGGTGGAGCTTAAGCGCATCCCGACCCAGTTGATCATCCGGGAATCGTGCGGGGGATAA
- a CDS encoding RNA polymerase sigma factor, with the protein MVSAPGHIVSWVGTQILPHEADVRRWLLRARLGRDDIEDILQESYCRMAELISIDHISSPRAYFFTVARNIALMRLRRARIVSMESVDEIDRLEISSDLPSPEQVTVARSDLARLKRVIAGLPTRCRQIFEMRRIEGLPQNEIARIMGLSEHIVENDAAKALRLIMKEIASEDSRFQPQKEFKRGTDAGRN; encoded by the coding sequence ATGGTTTCTGCGCCGGGACACATTGTAAGCTGGGTTGGTACTCAGATTTTGCCGCATGAGGCGGACGTGCGCCGTTGGCTGCTGCGCGCCCGTTTGGGACGCGATGACATAGAGGACATACTTCAGGAATCCTACTGCCGGATGGCGGAACTGATAAGCATTGATCACATCTCGTCGCCACGGGCCTATTTCTTTACGGTCGCCCGCAACATCGCCCTGATGCGCTTAAGGCGCGCGCGGATCGTGAGCATGGAGTCGGTGGATGAGATCGACCGGCTGGAGATCAGCAGCGACCTGCCCTCGCCGGAGCAGGTGACCGTGGCCCGGTCGGATCTGGCTCGTCTTAAGCGGGTGATCGCGGGCCTGCCGACGCGTTGCCGCCAGATATTTGAGATGCGCCGGATTGAAGGTCTGCCCCAAAATGAAATCGCCCGGATCATGGGCCTGAGTGAACATATTGTTGAAAATGATGCGGCCAAGGCCCTTCGGCTTATCATGAAAGAGATAGCGTCCGAAGACAGCCGTTTCCAACCCCAAAAGGAGTTTAAGCGTGGCACCGACGCCGGTCGAAACTAG
- a CDS encoding TonB-dependent receptor translates to MTNAFMRAFNGPLLLASGTLLMVSASPVLAQNAVKSFSVPAQAAEKGIPQFAQQANIQLMAPEKLVKGKQTAAVEGNMPVREGLERLLAGTNLTPVTQSNNIIVLAENTPAPTARAPSVIKTAYEATATAADEPVSDGDVTEVIVTGIRGSLSKARSIKRRAPNAIESIVAEDIGKMPDLNLAESIQRVPGVAMSREGGEGRNITLRGFGPDFTRTTLNGMEVPASSDGLDTGGVTLNAGRAFDFHLFASELFNRIDIEKSQKASTEEGGIAGTVNLYSARPFDFRKDFTVSASAQGNYNTLNKKVDPRVALLVSKTFADGKFGALVSIAASERTVHQEGYSSVRWTSPFVNGDSWADTNPTVTGTPSGDCGAADPLDCLWAPRLPRADYFGNDQKRVGLTGSFQYRPSDDLLITLDVLHSELTNDRLSYNSMEWLLTHGVAGNYTGQTPRSFTVGADGKTLVAAAFDDVTSWYESRHQKSESAFDQVVLSGKYNVNDSLTLEAMIGKAVDDADRSELRFYYRSVPHYYAYDYSGNEYVPEVSFGSYDPNNADNYINAQTASNRINTVKKENFTSRFDATYAVDRLSLKAGLSYNDRTVSYTEGLGAAPTFDPSDYTKPFPVSDFGDGLDGPGLLPFRVADFDAIAAAGIIPAGYTNNAGAAWKVGEETIGAYGEINAEFDIAGMPLRTNAGLRYVKTNVTSQALVSGTPVEVNVSYDNYLPSINAALDVRSDLVVRASYGRSMTRPGLSTLNIAGPVFGYTTRTVGNVGNPSLKPYESNDLDLGVEWYFGSEGLLALTVFNKDIVRSLRTDVVTQMIDPSFWPAIYADPLYDTSYNADPATVPYTFTIPVNNDDGNNVKGFEITYNQPFTFLPGIWSNFGVASNYTHVEAEDSTGLSPNSYNMTLYYDTETFGARLSVNKRDDYLLSEPGGNGHVQERKYGPTHVDLASFYNVTPRLTLTFEGINITDEVERIYGTGDTGSMDLTREYTHTGAQWILGLRYKY, encoded by the coding sequence ATGACGAATGCATTCATGCGCGCGTTTAACGGCCCTTTGCTGCTCGCCAGTGGGACGTTGCTTATGGTTTCGGCTTCGCCTGTTCTGGCTCAGAACGCGGTCAAGTCATTTAGTGTACCGGCGCAAGCGGCTGAAAAAGGGATACCTCAGTTCGCCCAGCAGGCCAATATCCAGCTCATGGCTCCGGAAAAACTGGTCAAGGGCAAGCAGACCGCAGCGGTTGAGGGCAATATGCCGGTGCGCGAAGGCTTAGAGCGGCTTCTGGCAGGCACCAACCTGACACCGGTTACCCAGTCCAACAATATCATTGTTTTGGCCGAAAACACCCCGGCCCCCACTGCCCGCGCGCCGTCCGTCATCAAGACCGCCTATGAGGCGACCGCGACCGCTGCTGACGAGCCGGTCAGTGATGGCGATGTCACCGAAGTTATCGTCACCGGCATTCGCGGATCGCTCAGCAAGGCGCGCTCCATCAAGCGCCGGGCACCGAACGCCATTGAGAGCATCGTCGCCGAAGATATCGGTAAGATGCCGGATCTCAATCTGGCCGAATCCATCCAGCGCGTTCCGGGTGTGGCCATGTCGCGCGAAGGCGGTGAAGGCCGTAACATCACCCTGCGCGGTTTTGGCCCGGACTTTACCCGCACCACCTTAAACGGCATGGAAGTGCCCGCCAGCAGCGACGGCCTCGATACCGGCGGCGTTACCCTCAATGCCGGACGTGCCTTTGATTTTCATCTGTTTGCGTCGGAGCTTTTCAACCGCATCGACATCGAGAAAAGCCAGAAAGCCTCGACCGAAGAAGGCGGCATTGCCGGTACGGTCAATCTCTATTCGGCCCGCCCGTTCGATTTCCGCAAGGATTTCACCGTCTCGGCCTCGGCCCAAGGCAATTACAACACCCTGAACAAGAAGGTTGATCCGCGCGTCGCTTTACTGGTCAGCAAGACCTTTGCTGACGGAAAGTTCGGGGCTCTGGTCTCCATCGCCGCCTCTGAGCGTACCGTGCATCAGGAAGGTTATTCCAGCGTTCGCTGGACCTCACCGTTCGTCAACGGCGACTCCTGGGCTGATACCAATCCGACCGTCACCGGCACACCGTCCGGCGATTGCGGTGCCGCCGATCCGCTCGATTGCCTGTGGGCCCCGCGCCTGCCACGCGCCGACTATTTCGGCAATGACCAAAAACGGGTCGGCCTGACCGGCTCATTCCAGTACCGGCCTTCGGACGATCTGCTGATCACGCTGGATGTGCTCCATTCGGAACTGACTAATGATCGCCTAAGCTATAATTCGATGGAATGGCTGCTGACCCACGGTGTGGCAGGCAACTATACCGGCCAGACACCGCGGTCGTTTACGGTCGGGGCCGACGGCAAGACGCTGGTGGCCGCAGCTTTTGATGATGTCACCTCCTGGTACGAAAGCCGCCATCAGAAGTCAGAGTCCGCCTTTGATCAGGTCGTCCTGTCGGGCAAGTACAATGTCAATGACAGCCTGACGCTGGAGGCCATGATTGGTAAGGCGGTCGATGATGCCGATCGCTCGGAACTGCGGTTCTATTACCGCTCGGTGCCGCACTATTACGCCTATGACTACAGCGGCAATGAGTATGTGCCGGAAGTCAGCTTCGGCAGCTATGACCCCAATAATGCCGACAACTATATCAATGCCCAGACCGCTTCCAACCGCATCAATACCGTCAAGAAGGAAAACTTCACCTCACGGTTTGACGCCACCTATGCGGTGGATCGCCTGTCGCTCAAGGCGGGCCTGAGCTATAATGACCGCACGGTCAGCTATACCGAAGGCTTAGGTGCTGCCCCGACCTTTGATCCGTCGGACTATACCAAGCCGTTCCCGGTGTCCGACTTCGGTGACGGTCTGGACGGCCCCGGCCTCCTGCCGTTCCGGGTGGCTGATTTCGACGCTATCGCGGCGGCAGGCATTATACCGGCAGGCTATACCAACAATGCCGGTGCCGCCTGGAAAGTCGGCGAAGAAACCATCGGGGCTTACGGCGAGATCAATGCCGAGTTTGACATCGCCGGTATGCCGCTGCGCACCAATGCGGGCTTGCGGTACGTCAAGACCAATGTGACCTCTCAGGCCCTGGTCAGCGGCACGCCGGTTGAGGTCAATGTCTCCTATGACAACTACCTGCCGTCGATCAATGCCGCCCTTGATGTCCGCAGCGATCTGGTGGTGCGGGCCTCCTATGGCCGCAGCATGACCCGGCCGGGCCTGAGCACGCTAAATATCGCAGGACCTGTGTTTGGTTACACCACCCGCACGGTTGGCAATGTCGGCAACCCGTCGCTTAAGCCCTATGAGTCCAACGATCTTGATCTGGGTGTCGAGTGGTACTTCGGCAGCGAAGGCCTGCTGGCGCTTACTGTGTTCAACAAAGACATCGTGCGCTCATTGCGGACTGATGTTGTCACCCAGATGATCGACCCGTCCTTCTGGCCGGCCATCTATGCCGATCCGCTCTATGACACGTCCTATAATGCCGACCCCGCAACCGTACCCTATACCTTCACCATCCCGGTCAATAATGATGACGGCAATAACGTCAAGGGCTTTGAAATCACCTATAACCAGCCGTTCACCTTCCTGCCGGGGATATGGTCGAACTTTGGGGTCGCCTCCAACTACACCCATGTCGAGGCCGAAGATTCGACCGGCCTGTCGCCCAACTCCTACAACATGACGCTTTACTACGACACCGAGACCTTCGGGGCGCGGCTGTCGGTCAATAAGCGCGACGATTACCTGCTGAGTGAGCCGGGCGGCAATGGTCACGTTCAGGAGCGTAAATACGGCCCGACCCATGTTGATCTGGCGTCGTTCTACAATGTCACGCCCCGCCTGACCCTGACCTTTGAAGGCATCAACATTACTGATGAGGTCGAGCGCATCTATGGCACCGGCGATACCGGCAGCATGGATCTGACGCGCGAATATACCCACACCGGCGCCCAGTGGATCTTGGGCCTGCGTTATAAGTACTGA